A single window of Rhizobium indicum DNA harbors:
- a CDS encoding type I secretion system permease/ATPase, producing the protein MFQSSAADVSEPSKALRKCKGGLVFIGIASALINILYLTSSFFMLEVYDRVIPSKSIPSLAVLAILALMLYAFQGAFEVLRSRMLVRVAGALDEMVNGRVFRALIKAPLKVKIGGDGLQPLRDFDQIRTFLSGMGPTAMFDLPWLPFYIVICFLFHPAIGYIAIGGSLVLAILTFLTNQGTRTLSKKQSDSANMRNAFAQTSIRNSEVIHAMGMAGTMAEIWDRKNSEYRTITRQASDVGNGYATLSKIFRIALQSGTLATGAILVIQGQASSGIIIAGSILTSRALAPVEAAIGNWRGFVSAQQSWARLSSLLKTIPEIPAPLALAAPTKQVTVEGLASGPPAGQRLVISDVSFGLRAGSALGVIGYSASGKSSLARAMMGIWPTVRGSIRLDGAALDQWDGDALGRHIGYLPQDVELFSGTVAQNICRFAKEMSPEAVVAAARAARVHDLILRLPNGYETEIGEGGAALSAGQRQRIALARALYGEPFLVVLDEPNSNLDEEGERALSAAIMSVRARGGIVVVIAHRSGVLAVCDFVLMMQDGRMIAFGPKEEVLARVSRPEAARTPIAERVAQLKVVVDGMNAAE; encoded by the coding sequence GTGTTTCAGAGTTCAGCAGCTGATGTCAGCGAGCCGTCCAAAGCATTGAGGAAATGCAAGGGGGGGCTTGTTTTCATTGGAATAGCAAGCGCGCTTATCAATATCCTATACCTTACAAGCTCATTTTTTATGCTTGAGGTGTATGACCGGGTCATTCCCAGCAAAAGCATACCTTCGCTGGCTGTCCTGGCAATACTTGCGTTAATGCTTTACGCCTTTCAAGGAGCATTCGAGGTTCTGCGAAGCAGGATGCTGGTGCGTGTTGCCGGAGCGCTTGACGAGATGGTGAACGGGCGCGTGTTCCGGGCGCTGATCAAGGCTCCGTTGAAGGTCAAAATCGGCGGCGACGGGCTTCAGCCGTTGCGCGACTTCGACCAGATCCGAACCTTCCTGTCCGGCATGGGCCCTACAGCGATGTTCGATCTGCCCTGGCTGCCGTTCTATATCGTGATCTGCTTTCTCTTTCATCCGGCGATCGGATATATCGCGATCGGTGGATCGCTGGTTCTCGCCATCCTGACGTTCCTGACAAATCAGGGAACGCGTACGCTCTCAAAAAAGCAGTCTGACTCCGCCAATATGCGAAATGCCTTCGCGCAGACCTCGATCCGCAACTCCGAGGTTATTCACGCCATGGGCATGGCGGGCACGATGGCCGAAATCTGGGACCGCAAGAACAGTGAATACCGGACCATCACCCGGCAGGCATCGGATGTCGGCAATGGATATGCGACCTTGTCGAAGATTTTCCGTATTGCTTTGCAATCGGGAACGCTCGCGACCGGCGCAATCCTGGTCATTCAAGGGCAGGCCTCTTCGGGGATTATCATCGCCGGCTCGATATTGACCTCTCGCGCCCTGGCGCCTGTCGAAGCGGCGATCGGAAATTGGCGTGGTTTCGTTTCTGCTCAGCAGAGCTGGGCGCGGCTTTCGAGCCTGCTGAAAACCATTCCTGAGATTCCAGCACCCCTTGCCCTCGCGGCTCCTACCAAGCAAGTCACCGTCGAAGGACTGGCGAGCGGGCCGCCGGCGGGTCAGCGCTTGGTCATTTCCGATGTCAGCTTCGGCCTGAGGGCGGGGAGCGCGCTTGGGGTCATTGGTTACAGTGCCTCGGGTAAGTCGTCCTTGGCACGGGCGATGATGGGCATCTGGCCGACCGTCAGAGGATCCATTCGCCTCGATGGCGCAGCACTCGACCAGTGGGACGGTGACGCACTTGGCCGGCATATCGGTTATCTGCCGCAGGATGTGGAGCTTTTCTCGGGGACTGTTGCCCAGAATATCTGCCGTTTCGCGAAGGAGATGTCGCCTGAGGCGGTGGTTGCCGCGGCGAGGGCGGCGCGTGTCCACGATCTGATTCTTCGTCTGCCGAACGGTTACGAAACCGAAATCGGCGAAGGCGGTGCTGCGCTTTCGGCTGGCCAGAGACAGCGTATCGCGCTTGCAAGAGCGCTTTACGGCGAACCATTCCTCGTCGTGCTCGATGAACCGAACTCCAATCTCGATGAAGAAGGCGAGCGGGCGCTGAGTGCTGCGATCATGAGCGTGCGGGCGCGGGGCGGCATTGTCGTTGTCATCGCGCATCGGTCCGGCGTTCTGGCGGTCTGCGACTTCGTGCTGATGATGCAGGACGGCCGCATGATCGCGTTCGGTCCCAAAGAGGAAGTTCTGGCGAGAGTCAGCAGGCCGGAAGCGGCGCGCACGCCGATCGCCGAGCGCGTGGCTCAGCTTAAAGTCGTGGTCGACGGCATGAATGCGGCCGAATAG
- a CDS encoding HlyD family type I secretion periplasmic adaptor subunit, with translation MSKVISESKRSLNRHVAVVGVLSIALVCGIGGWAATTELSSAVIGEGVIVVDGDVKKVQHLTGGIVSELLVSENDHVTAGQVLIRLDGTTTRANLSIVESTLAQLYARRARLKAERIGADSFEVEENIRDLTSSTSAEKLLDGEQKLFDSRRTALIGMKSQLASRKDQLGEQVKGLVVQINATNDALGLIEQELEGIDTLYKKGLVTLQRLNTLKRARADLQGNSGQEIAAKAEAEGKAIEIDRQSIQLDEDRRSEIAKDLTDVEAQIAEYEERRGTAVDQLHRLDITAPLTGRVHELSVHTVNGVIDPGQTLMLVVPENNELTVEAKVATRDIDQVHVGQSVDVRFSAFDQRTTPDVSGEITSIAPDIVKDERTGISYYPLRVKPKAESIARMKTIKLYPGMPAEVFIKIGDRTVISYLTKPLTDQMQHVFRQE, from the coding sequence GTGAGCAAGGTTATCAGTGAATCGAAACGCTCCCTCAATCGGCATGTTGCCGTTGTCGGTGTATTGTCGATAGCCCTCGTTTGCGGCATTGGCGGTTGGGCGGCGACGACAGAGCTTTCGAGCGCCGTCATCGGCGAGGGCGTGATCGTCGTCGACGGCGATGTCAAGAAGGTGCAGCACCTGACAGGTGGTATCGTGTCGGAATTGCTGGTTTCCGAAAACGACCATGTGACGGCAGGGCAGGTGCTGATACGGCTCGATGGGACGACGACAAGAGCGAATCTCTCGATTGTGGAAAGCACGCTCGCCCAGCTTTATGCGCGCCGCGCCCGTCTGAAGGCGGAACGAATCGGGGCAGATTCGTTCGAGGTCGAGGAAAACATCAGGGATCTGACATCCAGCACCTCCGCAGAGAAGCTTCTCGATGGCGAGCAGAAGCTGTTCGACAGTCGCAGGACGGCGCTTATCGGAATGAAGAGCCAGTTGGCATCGCGCAAGGACCAACTGGGCGAGCAGGTAAAGGGGTTGGTCGTTCAGATCAATGCCACCAACGATGCCTTGGGCTTGATCGAACAGGAGCTTGAGGGCATTGATACGCTCTACAAGAAGGGCCTCGTCACGCTTCAGCGTTTGAATACGCTCAAGCGCGCCCGCGCCGATCTCCAGGGCAACAGCGGCCAAGAAATCGCAGCTAAGGCGGAGGCCGAGGGTAAGGCAATCGAGATCGATCGCCAGTCGATTCAGCTGGATGAGGATCGCCGTTCGGAGATCGCAAAGGACCTGACCGACGTCGAGGCGCAGATCGCCGAATATGAAGAGCGGCGCGGAACCGCAGTCGATCAGCTGCACCGTCTCGACATTACCGCACCGTTGACTGGGCGAGTTCACGAACTTTCGGTTCACACCGTCAACGGTGTCATCGATCCCGGTCAGACGTTGATGCTCGTCGTTCCAGAAAATAACGAGCTTACGGTCGAGGCGAAAGTCGCCACCCGCGATATTGACCAGGTTCACGTCGGCCAGTCCGTCGATGTGCGTTTCAGCGCTTTCGATCAACGCACGACGCCTGATGTGAGCGGTGAGATTACCTCGATCGCGCCCGATATCGTCAAGGATGAGCGCACGGGCATCAGCTACTATCCCCTGCGCGTCAAGCCGAAAGCTGAAAGCATTGCCAGGATGAAGACGATAAAGCTCTATCCCGGCATGCCGGCGGAGGTCTTCATCAAGATCGGCGATCGGA
- a CDS encoding right-handed parallel beta-helix repeat-containing protein codes for MTVYYVNSATGSNQNSGVSEQSAFATLSAVESLRLKPGDSVLLAAGSVFNEQFDLKYSGTVSSPITIGSYGVGDVPVIHSSNDGIHGSKASNIIVENIKIADTGGAAIYAGNVSNWTVRNVEVENTGLAGKPGSVNFQSSQNITIENSKISGVNGDGIWMDKVIGVTIVNNLVINSQGAAADAVQLNDSSNILIKGNHLEQTETNSAKGVLVLVRAVNAAVEDNTVIGGGFGIGANAGTNIAIHDNDISGYGGYSWSYGIGLGDQGNATNYDISGNYIHDGVWGVSISAAGYPSYTRTDIDIHGNVFDNLSSSALKVDRPASGSFYDNIIDSVVSTLTMPVAIALQSTFLINDNKTLEQAQAELDATSGNTPSNSETPTTPVVEPQVEPSTPTQTSAPPPAAEAQVPTAPTVAVPRIVAAHDSLKISTDTGGAYHGNLLENDSAINGTVLLRRFGDSAVDKHGLTLTGKYGVIHVESDGDYTYTVDAVKIAGLSGKVSESFQYKISDGASHIDTDSLGVYINVDAFHSSQASHLLV; via the coding sequence GTGACCGTCTACTATGTAAATTCGGCAACAGGATCCAATCAGAACAGTGGGGTGAGCGAGCAGTCGGCTTTCGCGACACTTTCCGCTGTCGAATCCTTGAGGTTAAAGCCGGGTGACAGCGTGCTGCTTGCCGCCGGAAGCGTGTTTAACGAGCAATTCGACCTGAAATACTCCGGCACTGTCAGCTCTCCGATTACAATTGGCAGTTACGGCGTTGGCGATGTGCCAGTTATTCACAGTAGCAATGACGGCATCCACGGCTCGAAGGCTTCAAACATCATCGTGGAGAACATCAAGATTGCTGATACCGGCGGTGCGGCAATATATGCGGGAAATGTCTCCAACTGGACCGTCCGCAACGTCGAGGTCGAAAATACCGGACTTGCCGGCAAACCCGGTTCCGTCAATTTTCAGAGCAGCCAGAACATTACCATCGAGAACAGCAAGATTTCCGGGGTAAATGGAGACGGCATCTGGATGGATAAAGTGATTGGCGTTACCATCGTCAATAATCTGGTCATCAACAGCCAGGGCGCTGCGGCAGACGCCGTTCAGTTGAACGACAGCAGCAATATCCTGATCAAGGGTAACCACCTAGAGCAGACTGAGACCAATAGCGCAAAGGGCGTCCTGGTGCTTGTTCGGGCTGTAAATGCAGCAGTCGAGGACAACACCGTGATCGGCGGCGGTTTCGGGATAGGTGCCAACGCGGGCACGAATATCGCCATCCACGACAACGACATCTCGGGATACGGCGGCTATAGTTGGTCCTACGGTATCGGCCTTGGCGATCAGGGCAATGCGACAAATTACGATATCAGTGGAAACTATATTCATGACGGCGTCTGGGGCGTGTCGATCAGCGCTGCAGGTTACCCAAGTTATACACGCACGGATATCGATATTCATGGTAATGTCTTTGACAACCTGTCGTCCTCGGCGCTGAAGGTCGACAGGCCTGCATCCGGCTCTTTCTATGATAATATCATCGACAGCGTGGTGTCGACCCTGACAATGCCGGTCGCAATTGCTCTCCAGAGCACCTTCTTGATCAACGACAATAAGACCCTGGAGCAAGCGCAGGCCGAACTCGACGCCACGAGTGGCAACACCCCGTCCAACAGTGAGACGCCTACCACGCCGGTTGTGGAGCCGCAGGTCGAACCGTCAACACCGACGCAGACAAGCGCTCCTCCGCCCGCGGCCGAAGCGCAGGTTCCGACCGCACCCACCGTCGCCGTTCCCAGGATTGTCGCAGCCCATGACAGCCTGAAAATCTCCACGGATACGGGCGGCGCCTATCATGGCAACCTCCTCGAAAACGATAGCGCAATCAATGGAACCGTGCTGCTCCGTCGCTTCGGTGACAGTGCAGTGGATAAGCATGGCCTGACGCTGACCGGGAAATACGGCGTCATCCACGTGGAGAGCGATGGTGATTACACCTATACGGTCGATGCGGTGAAAATCGCCGGTCTCAGCGGAAAGGTCAGTGAATCCTTCCAATATAAGATTTCTGACGGCGCTTCTCACATCGATACCGACTCGCTCGGCGTGTATATCAATGTGGACGCGTTCCATAGCAGCCAAGCGTCGCACCTGCTGGTTTGA